One genomic window of Caballeronia sp. SBC1 includes the following:
- a CDS encoding chemotaxis protein: MNNSQHDVEQRTNLAGNNRFELLLFRLGEAPNSTRRELYGINVFKVREIIEMPALTVIAGASDNILGIADIRGQIIPVIDLPRLTGCTPRGTPRILLVTEFARTTQGFAVEEVDDIVRLEWDQVLSAEAHSSGKTVTSIARLDGNVDGSRLAQLLDVEQILRDVLPGSEPDITEATVGRVTIARGAKILAADDSGVARSLIEQSLTAMGLPFIMAKTGLEAWNLLEAAEKRAHASGRAVNDEIALVLTDLEMPEMDGFTLTRKIKGNAALRSIPVVIHSSLSGSANEEHVRKVGADAYISKFVAQELATVLRETLGQAVAA, encoded by the coding sequence ATGAATAATTCCCAACATGATGTTGAGCAACGGACAAACCTGGCGGGGAACAACCGCTTCGAACTGCTCCTGTTCCGCCTTGGAGAGGCACCAAACTCAACGCGGCGCGAACTTTATGGCATCAACGTGTTCAAGGTGCGGGAGATCATTGAGATGCCCGCCCTTACGGTCATCGCCGGCGCATCGGACAACATCCTCGGCATTGCTGATATTCGCGGGCAAATCATTCCTGTCATTGACTTGCCCCGGCTGACGGGTTGTACACCGAGGGGCACACCACGGATCTTGCTCGTCACCGAGTTTGCCAGGACGACCCAAGGCTTTGCGGTCGAAGAGGTTGATGACATCGTTCGCCTTGAATGGGACCAGGTGTTGTCAGCAGAAGCGCATTCGAGCGGAAAGACCGTGACCAGCATCGCGCGTCTTGATGGAAACGTGGACGGCTCGCGTCTGGCTCAACTGCTTGATGTCGAGCAGATTTTGCGCGACGTGCTTCCGGGAAGCGAGCCTGATATTACTGAGGCCACCGTAGGCCGGGTCACTATTGCACGTGGCGCCAAAATTCTCGCGGCTGATGATTCGGGTGTAGCTCGCAGCTTGATTGAGCAGAGTCTTACTGCAATGGGCTTGCCGTTCATCATGGCGAAGACCGGTCTGGAAGCGTGGAACCTGCTGGAGGCGGCGGAAAAACGCGCGCATGCGTCGGGGCGCGCGGTAAATGACGAAATCGCACTGGTTTTAACAGACCTTGAGATGCCGGAGATGGACGGCTTCACGTTGACTCGCAAGATCAAGGGTAACGCCGCGCTGCGATCGATCCCGGTCGTCATCCATTCGTCGTTGTCCGGATCTGCCAATGAGGAGCACGTGAGAAAGGTTGGGGCCGACGCGTATATCTCGAAGTTCGTTGCGCAGGAGCTGGCGACCGTGTTGCGTGAAACTCTGGGGCAAGCCGTGGCGGCTTGA
- a CDS encoding glycogen/starch/alpha-glucan phosphorylase, with protein sequence MDDTPTLQSPISAEHTRSGLGVAALQRDIVDNLTCLQGRYPEIATPHDWYMALAFAVRDRMMTRRVATTHAYVARGAKVACYLSAEFLIGPQLGNNLINLGIESNARDALHALGLDLDALVAIEEEPGLGNGGLGRLAACYLDSLSTLEIVAIGYGIRYEFGIFNQEIRDGWQVEVTDKWLQKGNPWEILRPDVAFYVNFGGRTESGTDAQGRLCVRWIPAYTVKGVACDTPMPGFRVNTCNTLRLWKSEAVESFDLHDFNAGDYYEAVHEKVRSETLSKVLYPNDEPEAGKRLRLAQQYFFVSCSLQDMLRLLALKGEPIGRLADMFTAQLNDTHPSIAVAELMRLLVDERQVPWDEAWEITRRALAYTNHTLLPEALETWALPLFQDLLPRLLEIIYEINRRFLDEVRQRYPGDDARIARMSLIDESGAKRVRMAHLATVGSHAINGVAALHSQLLEQTVMRDFAELWPERFHNVTNGVTPRRFMMLSNPGLATLLDETIGEGWATDLARLRKLDEHADDAAFQDRWRRVKQVNKDALAARIRSATGIVVDPAALFDIQVKRIHEYKRQHLNALFIVTLYLRLRRNPQLALTPRCFVFGGKAAPGYAMAKLIIRLINGIAEVVNNDPVVDGRLKVVFYPDFNVKNAHFIYPAADLSEQISTAGKEASGTGNMKFMMNGALTIGTLDGANVEIREEVGDENFFLFGLTADDVERVKRADYRPSEYVSANDELHEALELIAGGHFSRGDREMFRPLVDNLLHADPFLVLADYAAYVSCQEDVSAAWQDTRRWTRMSILNTAYAGKFSSDRAIREYCEQIWKIRPVKIVLER encoded by the coding sequence ATGGACGACACGCCTACCCTGCAGTCACCGATCAGCGCGGAACACACCCGCAGCGGTCTTGGCGTCGCGGCGCTGCAGCGCGACATTGTCGACAACCTGACATGCCTGCAAGGTCGATATCCAGAGATTGCGACCCCGCACGATTGGTACATGGCGCTCGCGTTTGCGGTGCGTGACCGGATGATGACCCGCAGGGTCGCCACCACGCACGCCTACGTGGCACGCGGTGCGAAGGTCGCCTGCTATCTGTCCGCCGAGTTCCTGATCGGGCCGCAACTCGGCAACAACCTGATAAATCTGGGCATCGAGAGCAACGCGCGCGATGCGTTGCACGCGCTCGGCCTTGACCTGGACGCCCTGGTTGCGATCGAAGAGGAACCGGGCCTTGGCAACGGCGGCCTGGGACGTCTGGCAGCCTGCTATCTCGACTCGCTTTCCACCCTCGAAATTGTGGCGATCGGTTATGGCATCCGCTATGAATTCGGCATCTTCAACCAGGAGATCCGCGACGGCTGGCAGGTGGAAGTAACCGATAAGTGGCTGCAGAAGGGCAACCCTTGGGAGATCCTGCGGCCGGACGTCGCCTTCTACGTGAACTTCGGCGGCCGCACGGAAAGCGGTACCGACGCGCAGGGCCGGCTTTGCGTGCGGTGGATTCCGGCCTATACGGTCAAGGGCGTAGCCTGCGATACGCCGATGCCGGGCTTTCGCGTCAACACATGCAACACGCTAAGGCTCTGGAAGAGCGAGGCAGTCGAGTCGTTCGACCTGCATGACTTCAACGCCGGCGATTACTACGAGGCCGTGCACGAAAAGGTGAGGTCTGAAACGCTGTCGAAGGTGCTCTATCCGAATGACGAGCCGGAAGCCGGCAAGCGCTTGCGGCTTGCGCAGCAATATTTCTTCGTCTCATGCTCGCTGCAGGACATGCTGCGCCTGCTCGCGCTCAAAGGTGAACCGATCGGCCGCTTGGCGGACATGTTCACCGCGCAACTCAACGACACGCATCCGTCGATTGCCGTCGCCGAACTGATGCGTCTGCTGGTGGACGAGCGGCAAGTGCCGTGGGACGAGGCCTGGGAGATCACACGACGCGCACTCGCCTATACGAATCACACGCTGTTGCCCGAAGCGCTCGAAACGTGGGCGCTGCCGCTGTTTCAGGACTTGCTGCCGCGGCTGCTCGAAATTATCTACGAGATCAACCGCCGCTTCCTCGATGAGGTCCGGCAACGCTACCCCGGCGATGACGCACGTATCGCGCGAATGTCGCTGATCGATGAGAGCGGTGCAAAGCGCGTGCGTATGGCGCATCTGGCGACGGTCGGCAGCCACGCAATCAACGGCGTGGCCGCGCTCCACTCGCAACTTCTCGAGCAAACCGTGATGCGGGATTTCGCCGAACTGTGGCCCGAACGGTTCCACAACGTGACCAACGGCGTCACACCGCGACGTTTCATGATGCTCAGCAATCCGGGCCTTGCAACACTGCTGGACGAAACAATCGGCGAAGGCTGGGCGACCGATCTCGCCAGGCTGCGCAAACTCGATGAACACGCCGACGACGCAGCGTTTCAGGACCGCTGGCGCCGCGTAAAGCAGGTGAACAAGGACGCCCTCGCCGCGCGTATCCGCAGCGCGACTGGCATCGTCGTCGACCCGGCGGCGCTGTTCGACATACAGGTCAAGCGTATCCACGAATACAAGCGGCAACACCTGAACGCGCTCTTCATCGTTACGCTCTATCTGCGCTTACGGCGCAATCCGCAGCTCGCGCTGACGCCGCGCTGCTTCGTGTTCGGCGGCAAGGCCGCGCCCGGCTATGCGATGGCCAAGCTCATCATTCGTCTGATCAACGGCATCGCTGAGGTCGTCAATAACGACCCGGTGGTGGACGGGCGGCTGAAGGTAGTGTTCTATCCGGATTTCAATGTGAAGAACGCGCATTTCATCTATCCGGCCGCCGACCTGTCCGAGCAGATTTCGACTGCCGGCAAGGAGGCCTCGGGCACCGGCAACATGAAGTTCATGATGAACGGCGCGCTGACCATCGGCACGCTGGACGGGGCCAATGTCGAGATCCGCGAGGAAGTCGGCGACGAAAACTTCTTCCTGTTCGGTCTGACCGCGGACGACGTGGAACGCGTCAAACGCGCAGACTACCGTCCGAGCGAGTACGTGAGCGCGAACGACGAGTTGCACGAAGCGCTGGAGCTGATCGCCGGCGGGCACTTCTCGCGCGGGGACCGCGAGATGTTCCGTCCGCTTGTCGACAATCTTCTGCACGCGGACCCGTTTCTCGTACTTGCCGATTACGCCGCTTACGTGTCCTGCCAGGAGGACGTCAGCGCCGCCTGGCAGGACACGCGGCGCTGGACCCG
- the fliM gene encoding flagellar motor switch protein FliM — MGHEEFMSQAEVDALLKGVTGETDMVVEQTSSSVARPYNLSAQERIVRGRMAGLEIINDRFARLLRGGIFHLMRRTAEISVGAIKVQKYSAFTRNLPIPTNLNLVHVKPLRGTALFVFDPNLVFFVVDNLFGGDGRFHVRVEGREFTATEQRIIGKLLDVVFEHYMAAWINVRPLTLEYVRSEMHTQFANVATPNEIVIVTEFSIEFGTTGGTLHVCLPYSMIEPIRDLLFSPHQGETLDVDRRWGRVLATQLQAAELEVTVDLVDIPTTFEKILSMRAGDVIPINLGEYVTAKVDSVPVMECGYGIFNGQYALRVNKMIASEEATKAVEY; from the coding sequence ATGGGCCACGAAGAATTCATGTCGCAGGCGGAGGTCGACGCGCTGCTGAAGGGCGTCACCGGCGAGACCGACATGGTCGTCGAGCAAACCTCTTCGTCCGTCGCACGTCCTTACAATCTCTCCGCGCAGGAACGGATAGTCCGCGGTCGAATGGCAGGTCTTGAAATTATCAACGATCGCTTCGCCCGTCTCCTGCGTGGTGGGATTTTTCACTTGATGCGCCGCACCGCAGAGATTTCAGTCGGAGCGATCAAGGTTCAAAAGTACAGCGCATTTACGCGCAACCTCCCCATTCCAACCAACCTGAATCTGGTGCATGTCAAACCGCTGCGCGGTACCGCGCTCTTTGTGTTTGATCCGAATCTGGTGTTCTTCGTGGTAGATAACTTGTTTGGTGGCGACGGGCGGTTTCACGTTCGTGTAGAGGGGCGCGAGTTCACCGCCACTGAACAACGCATCATTGGCAAACTGCTCGACGTTGTTTTCGAACACTATATGGCGGCGTGGATAAACGTACGCCCCCTGACCCTGGAGTACGTTCGATCAGAAATGCATACGCAATTCGCAAACGTTGCGACACCCAATGAGATCGTCATTGTCACCGAGTTTTCCATCGAGTTTGGTACGACCGGAGGAACGCTGCACGTTTGCCTGCCGTACTCAATGATCGAGCCAATTCGTGATTTGCTATTTTCACCGCATCAAGGCGAGACGCTTGACGTCGACCGGCGATGGGGACGCGTGCTCGCCACGCAATTGCAGGCTGCCGAACTCGAGGTGACGGTTGATCTTGTCGACATACCGACGACGTTCGAGAAGATCCTGAGCATGCGTGCAGGCGATGTGATCCCGATTAACCTCGGGGAATACGTCACCGCGAAAGTTGACTCCGTGCCGGTTATGGAATGCGGCTACGGGATTTTCAATGGGCAGTACGCGTTACGCGTGAACAAGATGATCGCTTCAGAAGAAGCGACCAAGGCGGTGGAATATTAG